The Halorientalis sp. IM1011 genome window below encodes:
- a CDS encoding acyltransferase encodes MTKRHVSLPPLAEEGLRAFIDEVDERLSSDENTCDVVEDVLVDLHGDRQAYDRWQSGESVSPAERVRLQGYDPCNATLESEYYAEIEGMDEGEYERSKHLQWLWRQFDATPMADNIAFALRFRQMLADHLFAEAGEDLRLFKGISFTYGHNIELGDNVVIHDDVHLDDRGILTIGDRVSISDNAHVYTHDHDVVDQTEVTNYHTIIEDDVRVTYDSMVQAGVRMGENSILAAKSVAGKDVPAHHIAAGQPAKSIAVKEGWESVADPLEDANVDRSEERVVEYDVPDVDVFDEFQRDLSPPDA; translated from the coding sequence ATGACGAAGCGTCACGTCTCTTTGCCGCCGCTGGCGGAGGAGGGGCTCCGGGCGTTTATCGACGAGGTCGACGAGCGTCTCAGCAGCGACGAGAACACCTGCGACGTGGTCGAGGACGTGCTCGTCGACCTCCACGGCGACCGGCAGGCCTACGACCGCTGGCAGTCCGGCGAGTCGGTCTCGCCAGCCGAGCGTGTCCGTCTCCAGGGGTACGACCCCTGTAACGCGACCCTCGAGAGCGAGTACTACGCAGAGATCGAAGGGATGGACGAGGGCGAGTACGAGCGCTCGAAGCACCTCCAGTGGCTCTGGCGGCAGTTCGACGCCACCCCGATGGCCGACAACATCGCCTTCGCCCTCCGCTTCCGGCAGATGCTGGCCGACCACCTCTTCGCCGAGGCGGGCGAGGACCTCCGGCTGTTCAAGGGCATCTCCTTCACCTACGGCCACAACATCGAACTGGGCGACAACGTCGTGATCCACGACGACGTGCACCTCGACGACCGCGGGATACTCACGATCGGCGACCGCGTGTCCATCTCCGACAACGCCCACGTCTACACCCACGACCACGATGTCGTCGACCAGACCGAGGTCACCAACTACCACACGATCATCGAGGACGACGTGCGCGTCACCTACGACTCGATGGTGCAGGCGGGCGTGCGCATGGGGGAGAACTCGATTCTCGCAGCGAAGTCGGTCGCCGGCAAGGACGTGCCGGCCCACCACATCGCCGCCGGCCAGCCCGCGAAATCCATCGCCGTCAAGGAGGGCTGGGAGAGCGTCGCCGATCCCCTGGAGGACGCAAACGTCGACCGCAGCGAGGAGCGCGTCGTCGAGTACGACGTGCCCGACGTGGACGTGTTCGACGAGTTCCAGCGCGACCTCTCGCCACCCGACGCCTGA
- a CDS encoding thioredoxin family protein codes for MNARKSLTAVVLVVALGVGYTSMSTAPVLRDDAYSYHGDTKWHTDYERAATIADEQNRPMLVYFWTTWCTYCEDYDENVYSDPTVRDRLDEFVLVAVNLDNDGSRTSELVNRYDANYPPQLVATHPNGTRLVKINGYVERDRFLSHLDRAERRMDR; via the coding sequence ATGAACGCGCGGAAGTCCTTGACCGCCGTCGTTCTGGTCGTCGCGCTCGGGGTCGGATATACGTCGATGAGTACGGCACCGGTACTCCGTGACGACGCGTACTCCTATCACGGCGATACGAAGTGGCACACCGACTACGAGCGGGCCGCGACCATCGCCGACGAGCAGAACAGGCCCATGCTCGTCTACTTCTGGACGACGTGGTGTACCTACTGCGAGGACTACGACGAGAACGTCTACTCCGACCCGACGGTGCGAGACCGACTCGACGAGTTCGTCCTCGTCGCCGTCAATCTCGACAACGACGGGTCGCGAACGTCCGAACTCGTCAACCGCTACGACGCGAACTACCCGCCACAGCTCGTGGCGACCCACCCGAACGGCACCCGGCTCGTGAAGATAAACGGCTACGTCGAGCGTGATCGCTTCCTCTCGCACCTCGACCGCGCCGAGCGGAGGATGGACCGATGA
- the ccsA gene encoding cytochrome c biogenesis protein CcsA, which produces MTTLGTLLLGAGTLLAAVATTLLGVGYARRDDRFDALVPRVVAGAAGLLVVSLVYLTYQFVVTDYSNAYVWQNSADYLPLLYRVTGVYASNAGSLLLWATLAAVVAAWAIWQRGPGDAEGRLVGALTMGVVAYFGTVLVLDSPFRHVSTAVSGGVPTTGSGLNPLLIDPYMAIHPPLMFAAYALLTMPFAIGAAHFVGLARRDDGLFAAWRGAVTRWLRAAWLLLTTALALGALWSYTVLGWGGIWAWDPVETAILVPWLFLTATLHAVVNYRPRDRYALLAPAMTASTFALVLYTTTVVRSGVFRSVHSFADNGAGLGIVVLVGLVALLGVGLPLGYWLVREDDHEGSGGEWVTRSTLLHGAVLALGLLAFVSLWGLTFPVLRDLATGIEVEVTARYYNRWSYPFVLVTLLLLGFYMDFDVEGKRRALVGLGVFGAATVVAALYAPTTTWQLGGADQQATGLYAVVGQVSALSVFPPVAYVVLAVLKRGLTRIPGAPRQTKLKQTGIVFVHIGVALLVFSLAFTYLFTGQASVIVEGNSETGERVDVPDSPYSVQALSFGSYSVPENPDVDRVALSTRDINRRGTATNGTTQTVHGTVTDIRRGPSATVYQLDDSGVWLGVTAANGTTTTQFARGDEVVARGAVLWDYVPQAAVVVLTSPGNVGPVSDPPASLGLTRVAGQTVDLAVYEDGQQVTVGRAAQKRYPRQGGMQTREVIVDRGLVSDTYVIAAIQGDTASLTVKRIPLMTPLRLSVAALLFGMLLVFLFDPAHGVWTRLRSPSLETDPATSD; this is translated from the coding sequence ATGACGACACTCGGCACGCTCCTGCTGGGGGCCGGGACCCTGCTGGCGGCGGTCGCGACGACGCTGCTCGGCGTCGGCTACGCCCGCCGGGACGACCGGTTCGACGCGCTCGTCCCACGAGTCGTCGCGGGTGCTGCCGGCCTGCTCGTCGTCTCGCTCGTCTACCTCACCTACCAGTTCGTCGTCACCGACTACAGCAACGCGTACGTCTGGCAGAACTCCGCGGACTATCTCCCGCTCCTGTACCGTGTCACGGGCGTCTACGCCAGCAACGCCGGCTCGCTGCTCCTCTGGGCGACGCTCGCCGCCGTCGTGGCCGCGTGGGCCATCTGGCAGCGCGGTCCCGGGGACGCCGAGGGCCGACTCGTCGGCGCGCTCACGATGGGCGTCGTCGCGTACTTCGGGACGGTACTCGTCCTCGATAGCCCGTTCCGGCACGTTTCGACTGCCGTCTCGGGCGGCGTCCCGACCACCGGGAGCGGTCTCAACCCGCTGTTGATCGATCCGTACATGGCCATCCATCCGCCGCTCATGTTCGCCGCCTACGCGCTGCTGACGATGCCGTTCGCCATCGGGGCGGCGCACTTCGTCGGTCTGGCCCGTCGCGACGACGGACTGTTCGCCGCCTGGCGCGGCGCCGTGACCCGCTGGCTGCGGGCCGCGTGGCTGTTGCTGACGACGGCGCTGGCGCTCGGGGCACTCTGGTCGTACACGGTACTCGGGTGGGGCGGTATCTGGGCGTGGGACCCCGTCGAGACGGCCATCCTCGTGCCGTGGCTGTTCCTGACGGCGACGCTACACGCCGTCGTCAACTACCGGCCCAGGGACCGCTACGCCCTGCTGGCGCCCGCGATGACTGCCTCGACGTTCGCGCTCGTGCTCTACACCACGACGGTCGTTCGCAGTGGCGTCTTCCGCAGCGTCCACTCGTTCGCCGACAACGGGGCCGGCCTGGGAATCGTCGTCCTCGTGGGGCTCGTCGCGCTCCTGGGTGTCGGGCTCCCGCTTGGGTACTGGCTGGTGCGCGAGGACGACCACGAGGGCAGCGGCGGGGAGTGGGTGACGCGCTCGACGCTGCTCCACGGGGCCGTCCTCGCGCTGGGCCTGCTCGCGTTCGTCTCCCTGTGGGGGTTGACGTTCCCCGTCCTGCGCGACCTCGCGACGGGGATCGAGGTGGAGGTCACCGCCCGCTACTACAATCGCTGGAGCTACCCGTTCGTGCTCGTCACGCTGCTCCTGCTCGGCTTCTACATGGACTTCGACGTCGAGGGGAAGCGCCGGGCGCTCGTCGGACTGGGCGTGTTCGGGGCGGCGACGGTGGTCGCGGCGCTGTACGCCCCGACGACGACGTGGCAACTCGGCGGCGCCGACCAGCAGGCGACGGGCCTGTACGCCGTCGTCGGGCAGGTGAGCGCGCTCTCGGTGTTCCCGCCGGTCGCCTACGTCGTGCTGGCGGTGCTCAAACGCGGCCTCACGCGCATCCCGGGCGCGCCCCGCCAGACCAAACTGAAGCAGACGGGAATCGTGTTCGTCCACATCGGCGTCGCCCTTCTGGTGTTCTCCCTGGCCTTCACCTACCTGTTCACCGGGCAGGCGTCGGTCATCGTCGAAGGCAACAGTGAGACCGGCGAGCGGGTCGACGTCCCCGATTCGCCGTACTCGGTGCAGGCGCTGTCGTTCGGGTCGTACTCGGTGCCCGAAAATCCGGACGTCGACCGGGTCGCGCTGTCGACCCGGGACATCAACCGGCGAGGGACGGCGACCAACGGGACGACCCAGACGGTCCACGGTACGGTCACCGACATCAGGCGTGGCCCCAGCGCGACGGTCTACCAGCTCGACGACTCGGGCGTCTGGCTCGGCGTCACGGCAGCCAACGGCACCACTACAACCCAGTTCGCTCGCGGCGACGAGGTCGTCGCACGGGGTGCCGTCCTCTGGGACTACGTGCCACAGGCTGCCGTCGTGGTCCTGACGTCCCCGGGGAACGTCGGCCCGGTGTCCGACCCGCCGGCGTCGCTGGGGCTGACCCGCGTGGCGGGACAGACGGTCGACCTCGCGGTGTACGAAGACGGCCAGCAGGTCACCGTGGGACGGGCCGCACAGAAACGGTATCCGCGACAGGGCGGGATGCAGACGCGGGAGGTCATCGTCGACCGCGGACTGGTCTCGGACACGTACGTCATCGCGGCGATCCAGGGCGACACGGCCTCACTGACGGTCAAACGCATCCCCCTGATGACGCCGCTCCGACTGAGTGTGGCCGCGTTGCTGTTCGGCATGCTGCTCGTCTTCCTGTTCGATCCGGCCCACGGCGTCTGGACGCGCCTGCGCAGTCCGTCGCTCGAGACCGACCCCGCAACCTCCGACTGA
- a CDS encoding heme exporter protein CcmB, which produces MTVRTYLRVVWTVVRKDLLVEARSKRVLATALVFALLVVVAFAFAFATAVSNLAVLGRGALWIAFVFAGTVSVTQAVTAEYRDGAIDGLLLAPVDRTAIYFGKVASNAVFVAIISLSTLAGTVVFLNYRPPVAMLAALAGVVGVAAIGFSAVGVVLSLLAARSNLRESLVPILLVPLVVPLLLTGVELTRLLGVGGALGSWLRLLVAYTGILLLAGMVVFESIVAD; this is translated from the coding sequence GTGACCGTACGGACGTATCTGCGGGTGGTCTGGACCGTCGTCCGGAAGGACCTGCTCGTCGAGGCCCGCTCCAAGCGGGTGCTCGCCACTGCGCTCGTGTTCGCACTTCTGGTCGTCGTCGCGTTCGCCTTCGCGTTCGCGACGGCGGTGTCGAATCTGGCGGTGCTGGGGCGCGGCGCGCTCTGGATCGCGTTCGTGTTCGCGGGCACCGTCTCGGTCACGCAGGCGGTCACCGCCGAATACCGCGACGGCGCCATCGACGGGCTGTTGCTCGCCCCCGTCGACCGCACCGCCATCTACTTCGGAAAGGTCGCGAGCAACGCCGTCTTCGTCGCGATCATCTCGCTCTCGACGCTCGCGGGGACCGTCGTCTTCCTGAACTACCGGCCGCCGGTGGCGATGCTGGCGGCGCTCGCGGGCGTCGTCGGCGTGGCCGCGATCGGCTTCTCGGCCGTCGGCGTCGTCCTCTCGCTTCTGGCGGCCCGCTCGAACCTGCGTGAATCGCTGGTTCCGATCCTGCTGGTCCCGCTGGTCGTTCCCCTCCTGCTGACAGGGGTCGAACTCACGCGCCTCCTCGGCGTCGGGGGTGCCCTCGGCTCGTGGCTGCGACTGCTCGTCGCGTACACCGGCATCCTCCTCCTGGCCGGGATGGTCGTCTTCGAGTCCATCGTCGCCGACTAG
- a CDS encoding cytochrome c maturation protein CcmE produces the protein MQRKTKLGIAIVGILLLSGLLVTTSTASAQFVTPTELDEGSHEGQRVNLEGVVTDLHTADGRLEFAVTDGNASVPVVYEKTQPETMNEGRVVVAKGVYEDGRLEARQLSVRAHEGSERPEDT, from the coding sequence GTGCAGCGAAAGACCAAACTCGGTATCGCGATCGTCGGAATCCTGCTGCTATCGGGGTTACTCGTCACCACGTCGACCGCGTCGGCGCAGTTCGTCACGCCGACGGAACTCGACGAGGGGTCACACGAGGGCCAGCGCGTCAACCTCGAAGGCGTCGTGACCGACCTGCACACGGCCGACGGCCGTCTCGAGTTCGCCGTGACAGACGGGAACGCCTCGGTCCCGGTCGTCTACGAGAAGACACAGCCCGAGACGATGAACGAGGGCCGCGTCGTCGTCGCGAAGGGCGTCTACGAGGACGGCAGGCTCGAGGCACGCCAGCTCTCCGTGCGGGCCCACGAAGGATCCGAGCGTCCCGAGGACACGTGA
- a CDS encoding ABC transporter ATP-binding protein, translating to MTRLVVDGLTKRFGRFTALRGIDLEITDGEFLGLFGPNGAGKSTLIRVLATLSTPTEGSVRLDGAHLGSAPDAVRGRLGVLTHDTMLYDELTARENVRLHARLHGVDAARCEALLDRVGLAHRASERPVAFSHGMCKRLSLARALVHDPDVLLLDEPYAGLDRRAAGTLGAVLDGFDDRLVVMATHDFERGFEHCDRAVVLGRGQVRFDDAVAEYPDTDAFERAYRDAVGLEVSS from the coding sequence GTGACGCGTCTCGTCGTCGACGGACTCACGAAACGGTTCGGTCGGTTCACCGCCCTTCGAGGGATCGACCTCGAGATCACCGACGGGGAGTTCCTCGGCCTGTTCGGGCCCAACGGTGCCGGCAAGTCGACGCTCATCCGCGTGCTGGCCACGCTCTCGACCCCGACCGAGGGGAGTGTCCGACTCGACGGTGCGCACCTCGGATCGGCGCCCGACGCTGTCCGCGGCCGACTGGGCGTGCTCACGCACGACACGATGCTCTACGACGAGTTGACGGCCCGGGAGAACGTCCGGCTCCACGCCCGCCTGCACGGCGTCGACGCCGCGCGATGTGAGGCGTTGCTCGACCGGGTCGGGCTCGCACACCGGGCGAGCGAGCGCCCAGTCGCGTTCTCACACGGGATGTGCAAGCGACTGTCGTTGGCGCGCGCACTCGTTCACGACCCCGACGTGCTGTTGCTCGACGAGCCGTACGCGGGGCTGGACCGGCGCGCGGCCGGCACGCTCGGGGCCGTCCTCGACGGGTTCGACGACCGACTGGTCGTCATGGCCACCCACGACTTCGAGCGCGGGTTCGAACACTGCGACCGGGCCGTCGTCCTCGGCCGCGGGCAGGTCCGGTTCGACGACGCGGTGGCCGAGTACCCCGACACCGACGCCTTCGAGCGGGCCTACCGCGACGCAGTCGGGCTGGAGGTGTCGTCGTGA